The genomic DNA TCGTGGACAGCCTCCTGAATGTCGATGATGGCCTGGTCCAACTCCGCCCAGGCCCGGTACTGCTGCTGGGCCGCTTCCAGACGGCCGAGGGCGTTCTCGATCCGTCCCGCCGCCAGTTCGGTGCCGATTTCGACCAGGGCCTCACCGGCCTGGCGAACGGCATCGCTGTTTTCCTGAAGGATCTCTTTCATTGGCCTGCCTCCCGGTTCGAGCCGTTGGCCCACTGGTCAAGGGCGTCCACGGCGGTCTGCAGGCGCAGACCGACTCCGGTCAGGCGCTCGGCGTCCGGGTGGCCGACCTCGCGCAGCGCCTTGTTGGCCTCGGTCACGTACTCGGGCGTGTGGCGGTTGACGGTGGCCACCGCCGACTGGATCTGGGCCGGAGGCCGGTAGGTGGCGCAGCCGGTCATGATCCCGGCCAGCGCCAGTGGGATGGTCCATTCGAGGGTCTTCTTCAACATGTTGATCTCCTTTGGGTTATGGGTTTGGGGCACATGCAGAAAGATCTCTGCAAACACTTGATTTCCAACGAAATAGAAGCGTCATTGGATGTGACGCGGGATGGTCCCGCATCCACGAAAACGGAACCGGAGGCAGGCCATGACCTACGACAGAAACCGCCAGCAGGCACTCAAGGCGTACCGAGAAAAGCAGGAGAATATCGCCCGGCTGATCGAGGGCATTCGCGGCAAGCTCGAAGCAGACGCGAAGCAGCCGGACATCACCTGGGCGAGCGTCGGCTCCCTCGGTCACGTCGAGGAACTGCTGCGGGAGCTGGACGAGTTCCTGTCCTGAACACACCGGGCCACCGACAAAGGAGACATCGACATGACCGAATGCACCGTGCATCAAGCCGCCGAGGCTTTCATCGGCCACCTGCGGGAATCCGGAAAGAAAGAGCGGACCCTTTACACCTACCGGAAGGACCTCGATGTAGTGGAGGTCTTCTTTGGGGCGGATCGCCAGCTCACCGAGATCCGGCTTCCCCAGGTCGGCAAGTTCTACAAGTCGGATCTGCTGCTCAAACTCCCCGACGGCAAGGAGCGGGCTGAACGCACCGTCGCCAAGACCGTCCGGGTGTTCCGCATGATGATGGTATGGGCCAGGGAATCGGGGCGCATCGAGGAGCTGCCGCTGCCCAAGAGCACACCCATGGGTCACAGCAGGGTGAAGGAGTCCAGCGATGAGCAACCGAACGGCTGACCTCGACCTGACGGGCGCGACAGAGGCGTTCTGTGCCCGCCTGTCGGCCGAAGGACGCTCCCCGGCGACCATAGCCGCATACCGCCGGGACCTTGCCCTGGTGGCCCGCGTTGCCGATGAGCTGGCCCCGGGCATCATCTGCCGGGCGATCACGGCCGGGCTCCTCGACCGGGCGTTCTCCGCCGGGGCGGTCACCGAGAGCGGGCGCGGCCCACGCTCGGCGGCCTCGCTCCATCGGATGAAGGCGGCGGTGCGGGCCTTTTTCGCCTGGGCCTCCGAGGCTGGCGTGGTCGATGACAATCCGGCCCGGTCCATCCGCATGCATCGGCTGCCGAGAAAGCTGCCGGTGTTCCTGACCACCGCCGAAAAGAAACGACTGCTCAAGGAACTCAAGGGACGGACCGACTTCTCCGCTCTGCGCGACCGCGCCATGATCGAGGTGCTGCTGGGCACCGGGATCAGGCTTGGCGAGCTGGCCGCGCTCGACATGGATGACATCGACCTCGACGCCAAACATCTGCGGGTGCGGGCCAAGGGGAATGTACCGCAGGTCAAGTTCATCAAGACCGACCTCCGCACATTGCTGCGCCGTTACCTGGCCGAGCGCCGCCGACATGGCCGTCCGGAAATGGAAGCCCTGTTCCTGTCGAACCGGGACGGCAGACTCTGCCAGCGGCAGATTGCCAACCGGCTCGCCCACTGGCTGCGGAAGGCCGGGATCGAAAAGGAACTGACGCCGCACGGGCTGCGGCATACCTTCGCCACCCACCTCTACGGCGCGACCAATGACCTGCTCGTGGTGCAGCGGGCCTTGGGGCATCGGGACGTGTCCACCACCCAGATCTACACCCACCTCGTGGACGGCCAGCTCGAGGAAGCCCTCGAACGCCTCTGATCCTTCCGGACCCGACGATGGGAGCGGCCTCGGCTGCTCCTGTTTTCGTTGGGGAAGACAGTATCGAAGACAGTGAATGACAGTGCCCGCAGAAGAACACATCCGCCGATGATGAATGATCATGACGATGGTTCTCGGCCTCCCGGGCGGAGCGGGAAATATCGATTGACCGGAATTTCTCCTTTTCTGTCTGTCGGCCGCACATCGCTATAACTGCTTGGCTTGTGCGCTCCGGGCGCGGAACACACATGGCAATATCTGCTTGGCTTATGTGGGGGCCGCTGCCGAAAAAATGGCTGTTTGCGGGGCCTGGCCGGTTCTGCCTGGGGCTCGACATGCCCATATTTACTTGGGTTGTGTGAGAGAGCCCCGGCGTGAACATGCCAATATCTGCTTGGCTTATGCGGCTCGGCTTATGCGCACACATGCCAATCGGGTATCGAGAGCTGCAGGAAGAAATAGAGGAGTGGAAATGATGATCGGCGGCCGAAGAATGCCGATTCCGAAAGTGCAAGGAACACGTCTTATCCGCAATTCCTGGTGAAGCTGTCTGCCGCAAGTCGCCGTGTGCCGGGGTCATCGGAAAAGCCCTCCATGGTGTTATCCGCAATTCTTTCCGCGTTTCTTGCGGCCGGAGGGTTTCGCGCCCGGGGCGTTGGCGGCCTCGGCCACCTTCTCGAGCAGCGCCGCCGCCCATTCCGCCGGAGAGGTCTGCGGGCCTTTCGGCTCCTCACCCTCGCGGGCGATCTTGGTGGTCTTGAGGTCCTTCATGTGGCAGCGGATCATCCGGTCGAGCTTTTCGGCGGCGTCCGTGTTCCCCTCGATCTGGGCGCGGACCAGCTTCACCGAGTAGACGCCCACCAGCTCCACCTGCAGGAAGTCGCTGGACTTGTTGAACTCGAAGTCCTGGTTGAGGCGGTCGATGATGGCGTCGAACATGACCTTCTCTTCCGGCGTCAGGCAGCGGTCGGCGAAGATGCCGTGACGCAGCCGGTTCTGGTTGCCCTCGGGCGCACCAGGCCCGCGCCGGGGCGGTTCGGTCTTGCCCTCGTTGCGGTGCCAGCGGTCCAGCGTCTCTTTGTCCGGTTTGTTCAGTGCCACGTGGAAATCCTGCCGAATATTGTTTTCCCAAGCCGGGATGCGGGGCGGGAGGCCGATTTAGCCTCCAAACGCGCTCCCGCCGGTTCAGGGGTTACTTACCGGAAGCGGCGCTCAACTGTCGGTCCCGGTCCTGTTTTCGTTCGGCGGCGATGATCTGGTTGACCCGGCGGGTGGTCACACCGGCGAGGTTGGAAATCTCCTGGCTGCTGATCCCCTGCAGATGAAGGGCAAGCACCAGGTCGCGGCGCTCCTGGTAAAACCGGCTCGGTGCCGGGACCCAGAGAATTCCGGTGTAGTGCTTCTGGATCTGCTCGAAGAGTTCCTCGGGCAGGACATCCTTGGCGTTGGCGTAGCGTTTCTTTTTCTTCACGGCTCAATCCTCCACTTTCTTCATCCACGGCTGCGGCACGTCCGGGTTGTAGAACCGCAGCGTGCTGGGACGCCCGGACTTCGGCCCGTGGATAATTTCAATAAAACGCTCGGTGACCTCGCCAATCTCCTGATCGCCATCGACGAAGCAGACCAGGCCGTAGTCCTCGCCGCAGGGAAACCGGAAGCGGCCCTGGTTCTGATAGAGGCGTGCCTCGGACCAGCCCTTGGCCATGGCCTCCTCACGGATGGCGTCGACCTTGGCGACTGCCTGGGAAGTCACCGGCTGCTTACATTTCCAAGCTTGGTTCCCGGGATAAATCCAGTCCTTTCTGGGAACTTCGACGGGTTTCTCCTGGGGCTCGGAACGAAGCGCGGGTGGCCGATAGTTCTTTGGGGAAAAGGACTGCAGGACCTCCTGCAGGCTTTCCTTGCCGAACTCTCGGAGGGCCAGCTCCTGCAGGGCGTTGAATCGCTGCCGCAGCGTGTTCCAGGCATCCTCGGGGAGTTTTCCGGCCTTGTGCGCGGCTTGGGCGGTGACCATGCGGGAACGTAGCCAGGCAAAGTATTCAGGCGACAGACGGCGACACAGCGTGCCGTTGACCTCCCTGTCTTCAGGCCAATCGCGGGCGTCCTCGATCTCGTGAACGATGAGCCCGGTGGAGACATAGATGGCGGGCTGCGGTGGTTGCGGTGGTAATGATGAGATTTCACATCCGGCCGAGGCGTCCTGCCCTCCGGCGGTGTGCTTGATCATGGTTTTCAGAAGGCTCATGGCTTCAGGCTCCAGAAATACGGGTTAATCGCTTTTCCCGTTACTTACCGGAGCCCATGGCCAGGTGACGGAGGACCGACGCTTTCGTTTGTAATCGTTTTTTTAGCGAGAGGCCGTTTTGTAACTGTTTTTTGAGGTCTCTAAACGTTTTTCCAGAAACCGGCTGATCTGCGGTGGATATGTGCGGTGGCTGCGGTGGTCGTGCGGTGGAAGGTTTTCTCGTCCCACCGCAGGGGGGTGCGCGTTGTTTGTTTATTGTTTTTCGATAGTTATGAAGATAGAGAAGATAGAGTGCGGTGGTTGCGGTGGTATTTGGGGAATGTCTCTCACGCTGGGCCGGAATTTATCTTGTGGGAGCCGACGAATCGGTGAGTCGAAAAATATTTCAGCCCATAGGGGGTGACACCTCTGGATTTACCACCGCATCCACCGCAAAGGGCATGAAAGCCTTGTCTGGCAAGGGTTTGGCGTGCGGTGGTCATCCACCGCAAGGGACAGCGGTGTTCACCGCACCACCGCAAAAGAAAAGGACGCCCGAGAGCGTCCTGGATGGTTGGGGATCGAACTGGTGGGGTTCAGACCTGGAGAATGTTTTCGACCAGCTTGTAAACCGTGGTGCCGCCAAGGGCGCGTGGCCAGTCGGCGCAGGGCGGATTGTCGCGCAGTCTGGCGCGGCGGATGGCTTCATCGATCCGGTCGCGGGTGATCTTGCGTGCGTCGATCCCCTTGTCGTAACCGGGAAGGTGCCGCTTCAGCCGGTCGCCGCAATCCCGTGACGATGCGATGCCGGTGCCATCCTCGAAGTGGAGCAGCAGCCAGTATTCGAACTTGGGATTGCTCAGGGCGAAGCCGTAATTGTCGCGTGCCTGAGCCCAGGCATGAAGCTGGTCCAACTGTTCGTCGGTCCACTGATCCTTGTCCACCACGATCCAGGCCTCGTCGGAGGATCTCAGCTCCTCCTGGCGGAGATGATCTTCCATCCGCTTCAGTACCTGCGGCGGGGAGCTATCGTGGCTGCCTTTGAGACAGTTCACCCGGATCACCGATTGCTGGTCATTGAAGATGGCGAAATACTGCGGCTCGGTCTTAACGCCTTCCACCGCGATCACGAACAGCTTGCGGTAGCGACGCTCGCCGAGGGGTCTCTGGAATCTGCGTCTCTTCGGCGGCATCAGTCATCCCCCTCACTTTCTTCGGTGAGGCAGGGATTGGTCAAAGCGCCTCCCAAGAGAATCCGGGGAATTCCACCCAGTCGTCCCTGCAGGTAGCTCTTACGGATATCCTTGTCGTATCGGACATCCTTGTACTCGCTGAAGGAGAGCAGGTTCGAAGCTCCGGTGGCATCTCTTTCGGCGACCCACATCTCGTCACGGCGCAGGAGTTGCTGATCCATGAGCAGCACGTCATGGGTGGTCAGCAGCAACTGCGTTCTGGTTTCCGTGGAGCAGTTGGCCAGGTACGCTTCGAGCAATCTGCGTGTCAGCAGCGTGTGCAGGCTGCGGTCGACCTCGTCGATCACGTAGACCTTCTTCGAGACCTGGGCCGAGAGCTCAAGAAACGCGGGCAGCAGATCGATCACCCGCTGCGAGCCGTCCGACTCCTGACGGATCTCGAACTTGGCTTCCGTGCCATCCGCTTTCGGATGATAGGTCACCAGCTTCTTGGCGATCAGCTCGCCACCTTTGCGGGTCACCACGAACCGTTCGTTGATCGGCTCGGTCAGCAGACGAACGGTCATGCCTTCCTTCACGTCTTCCTGCAGCTTGGTCTTCAGCGGCTCGGGCAATGGAATATTCTCGAACGGAATCTCCTCGCCACCGAGGTGCGCGATGCCGGTGTCGAGCTGCGGCAGCATCTCGTTCATGGTGGAGTAAAGCGGATGCCCCTCGTCGAGGAATTGCTCGAAAGGTTCGAAGCGGGAATCGGGCGCGACCAGCTCGAGCGTGTCCTTGAACCAGTCGTAGACCGGCCGGAAATTGTCGACCTTCTGGGAGACCGAGTTGGTCAGGAAGAGTTGGTTGTCCCGGGTGCCCTTGAAAGCGAACTGGAGGAACTGGTCCTTGGCCAGGGACTCATCGAAGTTGGGCTCTCCGTCCCGACGGTGGTAGAGCACCTTTTCGCTGGTACTGGTGATGGCCACCAGCTTCTCTTCCAAAATCGCCTTGCGGGTCACCGCGAAGCTGAACTCGTAAATGATCTCGTCGATCAGTAGCTCGAAGCCAAACCGTGACGGCTGGTCGGCCACCTTGGCGTCCAGCCGGAACGGCTCGACAGGAATCAGGCTGTCGGGCTGGGTGCCTTTGACGACCAGCGCCTTGGCGAAACTCAGGGCCTTGAAAAAGTTGGTCTTGCCCGACGCGTTGCCACCATAAATTGCCGCAACCGGAAGAACTCTCGTCTGGTACTTGCCGAGCTTGGGAACCCTGTCTCCATGCTGGCGCTCCCTGCTGGCGACCATCGAAAATGTGACCTGGTTGCGGAAGGACATCCAGTTTTCGAGTGAGAAACTGACTATCATCTTACCGCCTCCTAAAGTGAAAAATTCGCTTTATCATGCCTTTAATATAGGCATAGGCGGCCGGAAAGTCAATCTAAAAGAGAAAATATCTCGTTAAACACCTTTGCTACTGATCCGGTACTCGAAGTTCTTGGTGTGGGCGTTGCGCTGCCGGACGATGTCAAACCCGGCATCCCGGATGACGTCCAGGTCGTTGCTGATACGCCGACCGAGCTGGGC from Pseudodesulfovibrio thermohalotolerans includes the following:
- a CDS encoding tyrosine-type recombinase/integrase; this encodes MSNRTADLDLTGATEAFCARLSAEGRSPATIAAYRRDLALVARVADELAPGIICRAITAGLLDRAFSAGAVTESGRGPRSAASLHRMKAAVRAFFAWASEAGVVDDNPARSIRMHRLPRKLPVFLTTAEKKRLLKELKGRTDFSALRDRAMIEVLLGTGIRLGELAALDMDDIDLDAKHLRVRAKGNVPQVKFIKTDLRTLLRRYLAERRRHGRPEMEALFLSNRDGRLCQRQIANRLAHWLRKAGIEKELTPHGLRHTFATHLYGATNDLLVVQRALGHRDVSTTQIYTHLVDGQLEEALERL
- a CDS encoding RloB family protein, whose protein sequence is MPPKRRRFQRPLGERRYRKLFVIAVEGVKTEPQYFAIFNDQQSVIRVNCLKGSHDSSPPQVLKRMEDHLRQEELRSSDEAWIVVDKDQWTDEQLDQLHAWAQARDNYGFALSNPKFEYWLLLHFEDGTGIASSRDCGDRLKRHLPGYDKGIDARKITRDRIDEAIRRARLRDNPPCADWPRALGGTTVYKLVENILQV
- a CDS encoding AAA family ATPase; the protein is MIVSFSLENWMSFRNQVTFSMVASRERQHGDRVPKLGKYQTRVLPVAAIYGGNASGKTNFFKALSFAKALVVKGTQPDSLIPVEPFRLDAKVADQPSRFGFELLIDEIIYEFSFAVTRKAILEEKLVAITSTSEKVLYHRRDGEPNFDESLAKDQFLQFAFKGTRDNQLFLTNSVSQKVDNFRPVYDWFKDTLELVAPDSRFEPFEQFLDEGHPLYSTMNEMLPQLDTGIAHLGGEEIPFENIPLPEPLKTKLQEDVKEGMTVRLLTEPINERFVVTRKGGELIAKKLVTYHPKADGTEAKFEIRQESDGSQRVIDLLPAFLELSAQVSKKVYVIDEVDRSLHTLLTRRLLEAYLANCSTETRTQLLLTTHDVLLMDQQLLRRDEMWVAERDATGASNLLSFSEYKDVRYDKDIRKSYLQGRLGGIPRILLGGALTNPCLTEESEGDD